Proteins encoded in a region of the Nicotiana tomentosiformis chromosome 9, ASM39032v3, whole genome shotgun sequence genome:
- the LOC138899130 gene encoding secreted RxLR effector protein 161-like, whose amino-acid sequence MAMKRVLGYLRHTQDYALHYSKYPTVVEGYSDANWITGSSKTKSTSEYVFTIGGGAISWKSSKQTCIARSIMKFEFIALDKVGEEAEWLLNFLEDIPFWLKPVALICIHCDSLAVIGRAGSVMYNGKSRHIQ is encoded by the coding sequence atggcaatgaaacgggTTTTGGGGTATCTAAGGCATACCCAAGATTATGCTTTGCATTACAGTAAGTATCCTACAGTAGTTgaaggatatagtgatgcaaattggatcactgggtCATCAAAAACAAAGTCCACAAGTGAATATGTTTTTACAATTGGTGGAGGAGCAatttcttggaaatcatccaaacaaacatgcattGCTCGCTCTATAATGAAGTTTGAGtttatagctttagataaggttGGAGAAGAAGCAGAATGGCTCctaaatttcttggaagatattccgtTTTGGCTTAAACCAGTGGCTCttatatgcatacattgcgatagtctAGCGGTAATAGGAAGGGCTggaagcgttatgtataacggaaaatctcgtcacatACAATGA